The Pochonia chlamydosporia 170 chromosome 1, whole genome shotgun sequence genome window below encodes:
- a CDS encoding cytidine/deoxycytidylate deaminase family protein (similar to Metarhizium robertsii ARSEF 23 XP_007818551.1), giving the protein MSSSTTDASELISTLLKTVEDRIVPLTQKGVASGSKVFGAAILSRSTLRPLTVATNNERVSPLLHGEINCIQQFFTVDYQDPSARPDPQKDCIFFATHEPCSLCLSGIAWSGFNEFYYLFTYEDSRDLFSIPYDIDILESVFRVQGEESDDQVKKRELYNRNNKFFKGRSVEDLLGDLEYEAEREKWRMEIKRVKELYKSLSETYQKGKKSGAESSSVWK; this is encoded by the coding sequence atgtcctcctccaccacgGATGCAAGCGAGCTCATCTCCACGCTCCTCAAAACAGTAGAAGACCGCATCGTCCCTCTCACCCAGAAAGGCGTCGCATCCGGCTCAAAAGTATTCGGCGCAGCAATCCTATCCCGTTCAACACTCCGTCCCCTAACCGTGGCGACCAACAATGAGAGAGTATCACCACTTCTCCACGGCGAAATCAACTGCATCCAGCAGTTCTTCACAGTAGACTACCAGGACCCTTCTGCACGTCCTGACCCCCAAAAGGACTGCATCTTCTTCGCTACCCACGAGCCGTGCAGTCTTTGCCTGAGCGGTATTGCGTGGTCCGGCTTCAACGAGTTCTACTACCTCTTCACGTATGAGGATAGCAGGGATTTGTTCTCCATCCCTTACGACATTGATATTCTGGAGTCGGTGTTTCGGGTGCAGGGCGAGGAGAGTGATGATCAGGTCAAGAAGAGGGAGCTGTATAATAGGAATAACAAGTTTTTTAAGGGAAGGTCTGTTGAGGACTTGTTGGGTGATTTGGAGTATgaggcggagagggagaagTGGCGGATGGAGATTAAGAGGGTGAAGGAGTTGTACAAGTCGTTGAGTGAGACGTATcagaaggggaagaagtctGGGGCAGAGAGTTCTAGCGTTTGGAAATGA
- a CDS encoding vegetative cell wall protein gp1 (similar to Metarhizium robertsii ARSEF 23 XP_007818550.1): protein MNYPSPRTPGSTPIHEWEYSRMSSATPTPSPRPNWFDSSTPRRPATRVAHTRASSYSQHGGLTPRTHLESPRYNSYGDYCTVDVSAKDFSSSRRHTAQYQTPPRRDRRHSYTYVRASTPYGESDEDEIIETVDGRTFVLLAKSRPKTRHTPQFPIYDEGWYTNQGDHPQSSSYYADPSYARASPYDSPQPQPSPQTRPPTSHGHARRSSASVPQRPSTVRPMATSQRSKPPPSTPKATENDARRHRIPQGYSLKNWDPQEQPILLLGSVFDANSLGKWIYDWTVYHEGSDKPIADMAGDLWLLLIKLYGKIKRAEEIVGQVRSAENRELMNEFIDAGERLTDKLRALLKACEAPMLKAAAKKKSSGLGKNSGVEFVLTLFGRDRELAKTEKLMQGIRLFNLRFDANCQDIIDNPTI from the coding sequence ATGAACTACCCTTCACCACGAACACCAGGATCGACACCGATCCACGAGTGGGAATATTCCCGCATGTCTTCGGCCACGCCCACTCCGTCTCCTCGACCGAACTGGTTCGACTCGTCGACTCCGCGACGGCCCGCCACGCGAGTTGCTCACACGCGAGCCAGCAGCTACTCGCAGCATGGTGGTCTCACTCCCCGGACGCACCTGGAGTCCCCGAGATACAATAGTTATGGTGACTATTGTACGGTAGATGTGAGTGCCAAAGATTTTTCGTCGTCGCGCCGCCACACGGCCCAATATCAGACTCCTCCCAGGCGCGATCGCCGGCACTCGTATACCTATGTCCGGGCTTCCACTCCCTATGGAGAATCCGACGAGGACGAGATTATCGAGACTGTGGATGGACGCACTTTCGTGCTCCTTGCCAAGTCACGGCCAAAGACTCGCCACACTCCGCAATTTCCGATATACGATGAGGGATGGTACACTAATCAGGGGGACCATCCGCAGAGCTCTTCTTACTATGCCGATCCTAGCTATGCGCGGGCTTCACCTTACGACTCTccgcagccacagccatcaccacagaCCCGGCCACCAACAAGCCACGGCCATGCTCGCCGGTCATCAGCCTCGGTTCCTCAACGGCCGTCAACCGTTCGGCCCATGGCCACTAGTCAGCGATCCAAGCCGCCGCCGTCAACTCCCAAGGCAACCGAAAACGACGCTCGTCGCCACCGCATTCCGCAAGGGTACTCACTTAAGAATTGGGACCCGCAGGAACAGCCCATCCTATTGTTGGGCAGTGTGTTCGACGCCAACAGTCTAGGTAAATGGATTTACGACTGGACTGTGTACCACGAAGGGTCTGACAAGCCCATTGCTGACATGGCCGGTGATTTGTGGCTCCTACTGATCAAGTTGTATGGCAAGATTAAGCGTGCAGAAGAGATTGTCGGTCAGGTTCGCAGTGCCGAGAACCGAGAGTTAATGAATGAGTTCATCGACGCAGGTGAGCGTCTCACAGACAAGTTGCGGGCACTCCTCAAGGCCTGTGAGGCTCCCATgctcaaggctgctgccaagaagaagagctcAGGCTTGGGAAAGAACTCGGGCGTGGAGTTTGTCCTGACTCTGTTTGGCCGTGACAGAGAGCTCGCCAAGACGGAAAAACTCATGCAGGGCATCAGACTTTTCAACCTCCGATTCGACGCAAACTGCCAGGACATCATCGACAATCCTACCATCTAG